Part of the Campylobacter suis genome, GGTCCAGCTAGGTAATCACCCATCGCTTCTGGTGTGTAGTGTCCTAAAAATATCGCTCCCGCATGCTTTATGTCATCAAGATAACGCTCGCAATCATCTGTAGCTATCTCTAAGTGCTCAACCGCAAGCTCGTTCATTAAATTTATACATTCGGGCATGTCGGCGCATACGATGATGGCGCTTTTATTTTGGATACTAGTTCTTGCGATAGACTCTCTTTTAAGTGTGTTAAGCTCAGTTTTTACATGCTCTGCTACACTTTTGGCAAAATTTTCACTTGGAGTTAGCAAAAAACTACTTGCAAGCTCGTCATGCTCGGCTTGACTAAGTAAGTCAATAGCTATGTGGCGGGCGTTTGCGCTATCGTCAGCTATCACGCCTATCTCGCTTGGACCTGCTATCATATCGATATTTACTTCGCCAAAAACTAGCTTTTTAGCTGTTGCGACATAGATATTTCCAGGGCCGGTTATGACATCTACTTTTGGAATACTTTGCGTTCCGTATGCCATCGCTGCAACAGCACTTGCCCCGCCTATTTTAAAGGCAGTTTTTATACCACAAAGATGCATGGCTGCTAGCACAAGAGAGTTGACTTCACCGCTAATAGCAGGCGTGCAAACGATAATGTCACGCACTCCAGCCACGATAGCTGGGATGGCATTCATAAGAAGTGAGCTAGGGTATGCTGCCTTGCCTCCAGGTATATAAAGTCCAGCTCTATCTACTGGGCTAAATTTAGCGCCTAAGGTATTGCCGTGCTCATCTTTTATTCTCCATGTAGATGGCTTGTTTTGTTCGTGGTAGGCTTTTATACGCTCAAATGCTAACTTTAAAGCGTTTTTTAGGGGTTCATCTAAATTTTCAAAGGCTTTTTTCATCTCATCAGTTGAAATTCTAAGCTCATCTGCTGTTTTTGGCTCCCAGCGATCAAACTTTGAAATTTGTGAGATTATAGCCTTGTCTTTTTGGCTTTTTACTTCATCTATAATGTTTAAAACCACTGGTGTAACGCTACTCATATCTATATCAGAGCGATGGACTAGTTTATTAAATTCATCTTTAAAATTTTTGTCTTTTGTGTTTAGAATTTTCATATTTTACCTTTATTTTAGTTTTCTTTGATATCGTTTAAGTTGGCTCTCATTGCCTAAAATTCCACCCTGATGTATGTAAAGGATAGGGTTTTTAAAGTTTTGAAAATGCCCTTTTAGTGTCAAAAAGCCTACTGGGTCATAAAGTAGCTCAAACTCAACACCGCTTTGTTTACAAATTTGTTGCCATATCTCAAATAGCTCTGGCTTTAGGTTGCCAAAGTGGTATTTTTTGGGTGGGTTTAGTATAGTTACTTTTGAGTTTGTGTCAAGGGAGAGAATTTGCTTTTTTAGATACTCGCTATCACCCACACAAGGGCATGTAAATACGCTCATATCAATGTTTTTGGCTAGATATGTAGCGCTTGTTCCAGTGCCACTTGGTAGGAATATATCAAATTTTACGCCAAGCTTTTTTGCATGCTCTTTTATTTGTGTAGCTTGTGTTTTAAAGCCATATTCAGCTTCACTCATAGCAAC contains:
- the hisD gene encoding histidinol dehydrogenase, translated to MKILNTKDKNFKDEFNKLVHRSDIDMSSVTPVVLNIIDEVKSQKDKAIISQISKFDRWEPKTADELRISTDEMKKAFENLDEPLKNALKLAFERIKAYHEQNKPSTWRIKDEHGNTLGAKFSPVDRAGLYIPGGKAAYPSSLLMNAIPAIVAGVRDIIVCTPAISGEVNSLVLAAMHLCGIKTAFKIGGASAVAAMAYGTQSIPKVDVITGPGNIYVATAKKLVFGEVNIDMIAGPSEIGVIADDSANARHIAIDLLSQAEHDELASSFLLTPSENFAKSVAEHVKTELNTLKRESIARTSIQNKSAIIVCADMPECINLMNELAVEHLEIATDDCERYLDDIKHAGAIFLGHYTPEAMGDYLAGPNHTLPTGGSARFYSPLGVENFIKRSSIIGLNKSGFHALSSACIALANAEGLGAHARSVSARLDE
- a CDS encoding 1-aminocyclopropane-1-carboxylate deaminase, whose translation is MIAPIEPFNFLGEKIWLLRDDLLGEFNGNKARKLEYLLSADLSQYKGIISHGSSQSNAMYSLSVFAKMRSLNFHYVISHLSSYLSQNPTGNFKAALKNGMLLTVNENRELFAKEFALKNNLLFIQEGVAMSEAEYGFKTQATQIKEHAKKLGVKFDIFLPSGTGTSATYLAKNIDMSVFTCPCVGDSEYLKKQILSLDTNSKVTILNPPKKYHFGNLKPELFEIWQQICKQSGVEFELLYDPVGFLTLKGHFQNFKNPILYIHQGGILGNESQLKRYQRKLK